One genomic segment of Coffea arabica cultivar ET-39 chromosome 6e, Coffea Arabica ET-39 HiFi, whole genome shotgun sequence includes these proteins:
- the LOC140009290 gene encoding zinc finger protein JACKDAW-like, which yields MLVMSANMFTVPPSVNGFSPEPADTNPTSSTSNPKSNSTTTNPAGKKKRNLPGNPDPDAEVMALSPKTLMATNRFICEICNKGFQREQNLQLHRRGHNLPWKLKQRTTKEPVKRKVYICPEKTCVHHDPSRALGDLTGIKKHFSRKHGEKKWKCEKCSKKYAVQSDWKAHSKTCGTREYKCDCGTLFSRKDSFITHRAFCDALAEESARITSVAANNFNFKTDQQHLNGGALLNHPGSFPHGLSGPTGISQIGVDFATGNQLKPRLSLWLDQASNHQLNHADMPPSQNLYMPSASHHDIMQMSSAADVFGNYGMPWQQLEKSSAPPSSAPSSSAANLSLSPMMPQQVLKDEGAGGSINTQTLSSLYSPGAASNNDISHSKSSATPMSATALLQKAAQMGSSKSTAAIFGNGFGIMNPSSSSSSPAAAANMIAFSSGLAQNRTEMMQVFGKQTDNMMGGGSNMTSSTSSTLTNNLDHQPMVQTSTAADSQSVASLGGFHRHPGFNAVVEHASLTRDFLGMGGDGGRPFLPHELAKFASMSSAMGLGHFSSNH from the exons ATGCTAGTCATGTCTGCAAATATGTTTACAGTTCCCCCTTCAGTCAATGGCTTTTCTCCAGAGCCAGCTGATACGAACCCTACTAGCAGTACTTCCAATCCCAAATCCAACTCCACCACCACTAACCCAGCTGgcaaaaagaagagaaatctACCAGGAAACCCAG ATCCAGATGCTGAAGTTATGGCTCTCTCGCCCAAGACCCTTATGGCAACGAACAGATTCATATGCGAAATTTGCAACAAGGGTTTCCAAAGAGAACAAAACTTGCAGCTTCATAGAAGGGGGCACAATCTTCCATGGAAGCTTAAACAAAGGACTACTAAAGAGCCAGTGAAGAGGAAGGTGTACATATGCCCAGAAAAGACATGCGTCCACCACGACCCGTCTCGAGCACTCGGGGACCTCACCGGGATAAAGAAGCATTTCAGCAGGAAGCACGGGGAGAAGAAGTGGAAGTGTGAGAAATGTTCAAAGAAGTACGCAGTTCAATCGGACTGGAAAGCTCATTCTAAGACTTGCGGGACTAGAGAGTATAAATGCGACTGTGGAACGCTCTTTTCCAG AAAAGACAGCTTTATCACGCATAGAGCTTTCTGCGATGCCTTAGCTGAAGAAAGTGCAAGAATTACTTCTGTTGCGgccaataatttcaacttcaaaaCTGATCAGCAGCATTTAAATGGTGGTGCTCTGCTAAATCATCCGGGTAGTTTTCCTCACGGACTGAGCGGTCCAACTGGGATTTCACAAATTGGGGTAGACTTTGCAACTGGAAATCAGCTCAAGCCTAGACTTTCATTGTGGTTGGATCAAGCTAGCAATCATCAGCTCAATCACGCTGATATGCCCCCAAGCCAAAATCTCTACATGCCCTCGGCTTCACACCATGACATCATGCAAATGTCGTCGGCCGCTGATGTCTTTGGCAATTATGGCATGCCTTGGCAGCAGCTGGAAAAGAGTAGCGCACCACCGTCATCAGCACCATCGTCTTCCGCAGCAAATCTCTCCTTATCGCCGATGATGCCCCAACAAGTCTTAAAGGATGAAGGAGCCGGAGGCAGCATTAATACCCAAACCCTTTCTTCTTTGTACTCGCCTGGTGCTGCCAGTAACAATGATATCAGTCATTCAAAATCTTCGGCGACGCCAATGTCGGCCACTGCCCTTCTCCAGAAGGCAGCTCAGATGGGGTCATCTAAAAGCACCGCAGCAATCTTCGGCAATGGCTTCGGCATAATGAACCCCTCCTCTTCGTCGTCTTctcctgctgctgctgctaaTATGATTGCTTTTAGCAGTGGTTTAGCGCAAAATAGGACAGAGATGATGCAGGTTTTCGGGAAGCAAACGGACAATATGATGGGCGGGGGTTCGAATATGACTTCGTCAACCAGTTCCACGTTAACCAATAATCTGGATCATCAGCCCATGGTGCAAACCAGTACTGCCGCAGACAGCCAATCTGTGGCTTCCTTGGGCGGTTTTCATCGTCACCCGGGATTCAATGCAGTCGTCGAACACGCAAGTCTAACCAGAGATTTTCTGGGAATGGGAGGAGACGGCGGACGTCCATTCTTGCCACACGAGCTTGCTAAATTTGCCTCAATGAGTTCAGCCATGGGTTTGGGGCATTTCAGTAGCAATCACTAG
- the LOC140009292 gene encoding dnaJ protein P58IPK homolog encodes MRRQWSSAAAVDLIACGGFAFTIFLLNFVLVCQLLLLHPLVSALDGKPGDVAALFQRVSESVKVKKYTEALDDLKAAIDADPALSEAYWHQASILRQLCRYEESEKSYNKFLELKPGNSAAEKELSQLSQARSALNSASNLFDSGDFTKALEYIDKVVLVFSPACSKAKMLKVRLLIATKDYSGAISEAGYLLKEDEDNLDALLLRGRAYYYLADHDVATRHYQKGLRLDPEHGELKKAYFGLKNLLKKTKSAEDNASKGKLRLAVEEYRAALALDPNHSAHNVNLHLGLCKVLVKLGRGSDAVSSCSEALEIDGELVEALVQRGEAKLLTEEWEGAVADLKLAAEKSPQDMSIREVLMKAERSLKLSQRKDWYKILGVSKTAPVSEIKKAYKKLALQWHPDKNVDNREEAEAKFREIAAAYEVLGDEEKRARYDSGEDIDDMGSGMGGGGFNPYGGGGQQFTFHFEGGFEGGFPGGGFPGGFGGFHF; translated from the exons ATGAGGAGGCAGTGGTCGTCGGCGGCGGCGGTGGATTTGATAGCTTGTGGAGGCTTTGCGTTCACCATATTCCTACTCAATTTCGTATTGGTTTGCCAATTGCTCCTCCTTCACCCACTTGTTTCGGCATTAG ATGGCAAACCTGGTGATGTTGCCGCATTGTTTCAAAGAGTTTCAGAAAGTGtaaaagtcaagaaatatacTGAGGCCCTTGACGACCTCAAAGCTGCCATAGATGCAGATCCGGCTCTTTCAGAAGCATATTGGCATCAAGCATCTATTCTTCGTCAGTTGTGCAG ATACGAGGAGTCAGAGAAAAGCTACAATAAATTTCTGGAGCTGAAACCAGGAAATTCAGCAGCAGAGAAGGAGCTATCTCAGTTGTCTCAGGCTCGGAGTGCTCTGAATTCAGCTTCAAATCTCTTTGATTCTGGTgattttacaaaagctttggaATACATTGATAAGGTGGTACTTGTTTTCTCTCCAGCATGCTCAAAG GCAAAAATGCTTAAAGTGAGGCTACTAATAGCAACCAAAGATTATTCAGGTGCAATATCAGAGGCAGGATACCTCCTTAAAGAGGATGAAGATAATTTAGATGCATTGCTGTTACGTGGGCGTGCCTATTACTACTTAGCTGATCATGATGTTGCTACAAG GCATTACCAGAAGGGTCTTCGTCTAGACCCTGAGCACGGTGAACTTAAGAAAGCATATTTTGGATTGAAGAATCTACTCAAGAAGACCAAAAGT GCAGAGGACAATGCAAGCAAGGGAAAGCTTCGCCTTGCTGTGGAAGAATATAGAGCAGCACTTGCACTGGACCCAAATCACTCTGCGCATAATGTAAACCTTCATCTTGGTTTGTGTAAAGTCTTGGTCAAGCTTGGTAGAGGAAGCGATGCTGTATCAAGTTGTTCTGAAGCGCTTGAAATTGATGGGGAGCTTGTTGAGGCTTTGGTTCAG AGGGGTGAAGCTAAACTTTTAACCGAAGAATGGGAGGGAGCTGTGGCAGATCTGAAATTAGCAGCAGAGAAATCGCCTCAG GATATGAGTATTCGTGAAGTGCTGATGAAGGCAGAAAGATCTTTAAAGTTGAGCCAGCGGAAGGACTGGTACAAGATTTTGGGAGTTTCAAAAACTGCACCTGTCTCAGAAATAAAAAAGGCTTACAAGAAACTTGCATTGCAATGGCATCCCGATAAGAATGTTGACAATAGAGAAGAGGCAGAGGCCAAATTCAGAGAAATAGCAGCTGCATACGAG GTTTTGGGAGATGAGGAAAAGCGTGCCAGATATGATAGCGGTGAAGACATAGATGATATGGGTTCTGGAATGGGTGGTGGAGGATTTAATCCGTATGGTGGTGGGGGGCAACAATTTACCTTTCACTTTGAAGGAGGGTTTGAAGGAGGGTTTCCGGGTGGTGGCTTTCCTGGTGGATTTGGTGGTTTCCACTTTTAG
- the LOC113695532 gene encoding fasciclin-like arabinogalactan protein 11 gives MEMMQAMPTFASLLLFCIHFTSILAQSPAPAPAPPVPVPAPPAPILIPPAAAPAPTGPTNITAILEKAGGFSAFIRLLKSTQSADRINMQLNKSEQGLTIFAPDDSAFAKLKAGSLNSYSNEQQSQLIQSHVLPSFMSVQQFQTASNPLSTQAGGTNYGQFPLNVTTSAASVNLTTGFASASVVGTVYTDNQLAVYQVDRVLLPQRFFVAPPPSPPPAPAPAPSKPKKAQSTAKPVESSGAISLIHEGLLQASYAFALLAASWLIG, from the coding sequence ATGGAGATGATGCAGGCAATGCCAACATTTGCTTCTCTCTTGCTGTTTTGCATCCATTTCACCTCCATTCTTGCTCAGTCCCCTGCACCGGCTCCTGCACCGCCAGTACCGGTTCCAGCACCCCCAGCACCGATTCTAATACCCCCAGCAGCGGCTCCTGCACCCACAGGCCCGACCAATATCACTGCAATCCTCGAAAAAGCCGGTGGGTTTTCTGCATTTATTCGCCTTCTGAAAAGCACCCAATCTGCAGATCGAATCAACATGCAGCTCAACAAGTCCGAGCAAGGCCTTACCATCTTTGCCCCAGATGATTCTGCATTTGCAAAACTCAAAGCAGGCAGCCTGAACTCTTACTCTAACGAGCAGCAATCCCAATTGATACAGTCCCATGTCCTTCCTTCTTTTATGTCCGTCCAACAATTCCAAACCGCGAGCAATCCATTGAGCACACAAGCTGGTGGAACTAACTACGGCCAGTTTCCGCTCAATGTGACCACATCAGCAGCTTCAGTGAACCTAACCACAGGTTTTGCCAGTGCATCAGTTGTTGGCACAGTGTACACTGATAACCAGCTTGCTGTGTATCAGGTGGATCGAGTACTTCTTCCACAAAGGTTCTTCGTTGCTCCACCTCCATCTCCGCCTCCAGCACCAGCTCCAGCACCTTCAAAACCCAAGAAGGCTCAATCCACTGCAAAGCCCGTTGAATCTTCAGGTGCAATTAGTCTAATCCATGAAGGCTTGCTTCAAGCTTCCTACGCATTTGCACTTCTGGCAGCATCTTGGTTAATCGGATGA
- the LOC113695899 gene encoding uncharacterized protein isoform X4, with the protein MINTAGSNNMMSPSASSASANNAQSPGLKTYFKTPEGRYKLQYEKTHPSGLLHYAHGKTVTQVTLAHLKDKPMQAPSQLSSSLGVSSGVRSAAARFLGGGNGSRALSFVGGNGGTKSVSGSSSNRVGSLGASSSNSVISNSNFDGKGTYLVFNVGDAIFISDLNSQDKDPVKSIHFSNSNPVCHAFEPDAKDGHDLLIGLNSGDVYSVSLRQQLQDVGKKLVGAQHYNKDGSVNNTRCASIAWVPNGDGTFVVAHADGNLYVYEKSKDGSGDPSFPIIKDQTQFTVVHARYSKNPIARWHICQGSINSISFSADGAYIATVGRDGYLRVFDYKNEQLICGGKSYYGALLCCTWSMDGKYILTGGEDDLVQVWSMDDRRVVAWGEGHNSWVSGVSFDSYWSAPNSDGTGENIVYRFGSVGQFGAPIFGLNEKLSNKSLCVKGSRDFYGHLQSIGCRSM; encoded by the exons atgatcaatACGGCCGGAAGTAATAACATGATGTCGCCGTCGGCTTCATCGGCATCAGCAAATAATGCACAATCGCCAGGTTTAAAGACGTATTTCAAGACGCCAGAAGGGAGATACAAGCTTCAGTACGAGAAGACTCATCCTTCTGGTCTGCTTCACTATGCCCATGGAAAGACCGTAACCCAG GTAACCCTAGCTCATCTCAAGGATAAGCCAATGCAGGCACCATCACAATTATCGTCAAGTCTTGGAGTAAGCAGTGGTGTTAGGTCAGCTGCAGCACGGTTCTTGGGTGGAGGGAATGGAAGTAGGGCACTTAGTTTTGTTGGAGGAAATGGAGGCACTAAGTCAGTGAGTGGTAGTAGTAGTAATAGAGTTGGGTCATTGGGGGCTTCAAGTTCTAACAGTGTGATATCTAATTCAAATTTTGACGGCAAAGGCACTTACTTGGTATTCAACGTTGGCGATGCCATTTTCATAAGTGACTTAAATTCTCAAGATAAG GATCCTGTAAAGTCTATACATTTCAGTAATTCAAATCCTGTTTGTCATGCATTTGAGCCGGATGCAAAGGATGGGCATgatttgcttattggattaaatTCTGGAGATG TGTACTCTGTGTCTCTTCGACAACAGTTACAAGATGTTGGCAAGAAGCTTGTCGGTGCGCAGCATTATAATAAAGATGGTTCTGTGAATAATAC TCGTTGTGCAAGTATTGCTTGGGTACCCAATGGTGATGGCACATTTGTTGTTGCTCATGCAGATGGAAATTTGTATGTATATGAAAAG AGCAAAGATGGTTCTGGGGATCCTTCATTCCCTATTATTAAGGATCAAACCCAATTTACTGTAGTACATGCACGTTACAGTAAG AATCCTATTGCTAGATGGCATATTTGTCAAGGTTCGATAAATAGCATCTCCTTTTCAGCTGATGGAGCTTATATTGCAACTGTAGGAAGGGATG GTTATCTGCGAGTATTTGACTACAAAAATGAACAACTTATATGTGGCGGGAAGAGCTATTATGGTGCTTTATTATGCTGCACTTGGAG CATGGATGGAAAATACATCTTGACTGGAGGTGAGGATGACCTGGTTCAAGTATGGAGTATGGATGATCGGAGAGTTGTAGCATGGGGTGAGGGACACAACTCGTGG GTCAGCGGAGTGTCATTTGATTCGTATTGGTCTGCACCAAATTCTGACGGCACTGGAGAAAATATTGTTTATCGTTTTGGATCTGTTGGTCAG TTTGGTGCACCTATTTTTGGACTAAATGAAAAATTATCAAACAAATCCTTGTGTGTAAAAGGAAGTCGAGACTTCTATGGCCATCTGCAA TCCATAGGTTGCCGATCCATGTAG
- the LOC113695899 gene encoding uncharacterized protein isoform X3, with protein sequence MINTAGSNNMMSPSASSASANNAQSPGLKTYFKTPEGRYKLQYEKTHPSGLLHYAHGKTVTQVTLAHLKDKPMQAPSQLSSSLGVSSGVRSAAARFLGGGNGSRALSFVGGNGGTKSVSGSSSNRVGSLGASSSNSVISNSNFDGKGTYLVFNVGDAIFISDLNSQDKDPVKSIHFSNSNPVCHAFEPDAKDGHDLLIGLNSGDVYSVSLRQQLQDVGKKLVGAQHYNKDGSVNNTRCASIAWVPNGDGTFVVAHADGNLYVYEKSKDGSGDPSFPIIKDQTQFTVVHARYSKNPIARWHICQGSINSISFSADGAYIATVGRDGYLRVFDYKNEQLICGGKSYYGALLCCTWSMDGKYILTGGEDDLVQVWSMDDRRVVAWGEGHNSWVSGVSFDSYWSAPNSDGTGENIVYRFGSVGQDTQLLLWDLEMDEIVVPVRRPPGGSPTFSTGSQSSHWDSACPVGTLQTAPSMRDVPKISPLVAHRVHTEPLSGLIFTQESVLTVCREGHIKVWMRPGFAESQSSNSESLLGTSLKDKSLISGKAVSSSYKQ encoded by the exons atgatcaatACGGCCGGAAGTAATAACATGATGTCGCCGTCGGCTTCATCGGCATCAGCAAATAATGCACAATCGCCAGGTTTAAAGACGTATTTCAAGACGCCAGAAGGGAGATACAAGCTTCAGTACGAGAAGACTCATCCTTCTGGTCTGCTTCACTATGCCCATGGAAAGACCGTAACCCAG GTAACCCTAGCTCATCTCAAGGATAAGCCAATGCAGGCACCATCACAATTATCGTCAAGTCTTGGAGTAAGCAGTGGTGTTAGGTCAGCTGCAGCACGGTTCTTGGGTGGAGGGAATGGAAGTAGGGCACTTAGTTTTGTTGGAGGAAATGGAGGCACTAAGTCAGTGAGTGGTAGTAGTAGTAATAGAGTTGGGTCATTGGGGGCTTCAAGTTCTAACAGTGTGATATCTAATTCAAATTTTGACGGCAAAGGCACTTACTTGGTATTCAACGTTGGCGATGCCATTTTCATAAGTGACTTAAATTCTCAAGATAAG GATCCTGTAAAGTCTATACATTTCAGTAATTCAAATCCTGTTTGTCATGCATTTGAGCCGGATGCAAAGGATGGGCATgatttgcttattggattaaatTCTGGAGATG TGTACTCTGTGTCTCTTCGACAACAGTTACAAGATGTTGGCAAGAAGCTTGTCGGTGCGCAGCATTATAATAAAGATGGTTCTGTGAATAATAC TCGTTGTGCAAGTATTGCTTGGGTACCCAATGGTGATGGCACATTTGTTGTTGCTCATGCAGATGGAAATTTGTATGTATATGAAAAG AGCAAAGATGGTTCTGGGGATCCTTCATTCCCTATTATTAAGGATCAAACCCAATTTACTGTAGTACATGCACGTTACAGTAAG AATCCTATTGCTAGATGGCATATTTGTCAAGGTTCGATAAATAGCATCTCCTTTTCAGCTGATGGAGCTTATATTGCAACTGTAGGAAGGGATG GTTATCTGCGAGTATTTGACTACAAAAATGAACAACTTATATGTGGCGGGAAGAGCTATTATGGTGCTTTATTATGCTGCACTTGGAG CATGGATGGAAAATACATCTTGACTGGAGGTGAGGATGACCTGGTTCAAGTATGGAGTATGGATGATCGGAGAGTTGTAGCATGGGGTGAGGGACACAACTCGTGG GTCAGCGGAGTGTCATTTGATTCGTATTGGTCTGCACCAAATTCTGACGGCACTGGAGAAAATATTGTTTATCGTTTTGGATCTGTTGGTCAG GACACCCAATTGCTCTTATGGGATCTGGAGATGGATGAAATTGTAGTGCCAGTCCGCCGTCCTCCTGGTGGGTCCCCTACTTTTAGTACTGGAAGTCAGTCTTCTCACTGGGACAGCGCTTGCCCTGTTGGTACTTTGCAAACTGCTCCAAGCATGAGAGATGTTCCAAAGATATCTCCACTAGTTGCTCATCGTGTCCATACCGAACCCCTTTCTGGTTTGATATTCACACAAGAATCTGTCCTCACCGTCTGCAGAGAGGGGCACATAAAGGTCTGGATGCGACCCGGTTTTGCTGAAAGCCAATCGAGCAACTCTGAATCACTGTTAGGTACCAGTTTGAAGGATAAATCCTTGATATCAGGAAAGGCAGTCAGCTCCAGTTATAAGCAATGA
- the LOC113695899 gene encoding uncharacterized protein isoform X1 — protein MINTAGSNNMMSPSASSASANNAQSPGLKTYFKTPEGRYKLQYEKTHPSGLLHYAHGKTVTQVTLAHLKDKPMQAPSQLSSSLGVSSGVRSAAARFLGGGNGSRALSFVGGNGGTKSVSGSSSNRVGSLGASSSNSVISNSNFDGKGTYLVFNVGDAIFISDLNSQDKDPVKSIHFSNSNPVCHAFEPDAKDGHDLLIGLNSGDVYSVSLRQQLQDVGKKLVGAQHYNKDGSVNNTRCASIAWVPNGDGTFVVAHADGNLYVYEKSKDGSGDPSFPIIKDQTQFTVVHARYSKNPIARWHICQGSINSISFSADGAYIATVGRDGYLRVFDYKNEQLICGGKSYYGALLCCTWSMDGKYILTGGEDDLVQVWSMDDRRVVAWGEGHNSWVSGVSFDSYWSAPNSDGTGENIVYRFGSVGQFGAPIFGLNEKLSNKSLCVKGSRDFYGHLQDTQLLLWDLEMDEIVVPVRRPPGGSPTFSTGSQSSHWDSACPVGTLQTAPSMRDVPKISPLVAHRVHTEPLSGLIFTQESVLTVCREGHIKVWMRPGFAESQSSNSESLLGTSLKDKSLISGKAVSSSYKQ, from the exons atgatcaatACGGCCGGAAGTAATAACATGATGTCGCCGTCGGCTTCATCGGCATCAGCAAATAATGCACAATCGCCAGGTTTAAAGACGTATTTCAAGACGCCAGAAGGGAGATACAAGCTTCAGTACGAGAAGACTCATCCTTCTGGTCTGCTTCACTATGCCCATGGAAAGACCGTAACCCAG GTAACCCTAGCTCATCTCAAGGATAAGCCAATGCAGGCACCATCACAATTATCGTCAAGTCTTGGAGTAAGCAGTGGTGTTAGGTCAGCTGCAGCACGGTTCTTGGGTGGAGGGAATGGAAGTAGGGCACTTAGTTTTGTTGGAGGAAATGGAGGCACTAAGTCAGTGAGTGGTAGTAGTAGTAATAGAGTTGGGTCATTGGGGGCTTCAAGTTCTAACAGTGTGATATCTAATTCAAATTTTGACGGCAAAGGCACTTACTTGGTATTCAACGTTGGCGATGCCATTTTCATAAGTGACTTAAATTCTCAAGATAAG GATCCTGTAAAGTCTATACATTTCAGTAATTCAAATCCTGTTTGTCATGCATTTGAGCCGGATGCAAAGGATGGGCATgatttgcttattggattaaatTCTGGAGATG TGTACTCTGTGTCTCTTCGACAACAGTTACAAGATGTTGGCAAGAAGCTTGTCGGTGCGCAGCATTATAATAAAGATGGTTCTGTGAATAATAC TCGTTGTGCAAGTATTGCTTGGGTACCCAATGGTGATGGCACATTTGTTGTTGCTCATGCAGATGGAAATTTGTATGTATATGAAAAG AGCAAAGATGGTTCTGGGGATCCTTCATTCCCTATTATTAAGGATCAAACCCAATTTACTGTAGTACATGCACGTTACAGTAAG AATCCTATTGCTAGATGGCATATTTGTCAAGGTTCGATAAATAGCATCTCCTTTTCAGCTGATGGAGCTTATATTGCAACTGTAGGAAGGGATG GTTATCTGCGAGTATTTGACTACAAAAATGAACAACTTATATGTGGCGGGAAGAGCTATTATGGTGCTTTATTATGCTGCACTTGGAG CATGGATGGAAAATACATCTTGACTGGAGGTGAGGATGACCTGGTTCAAGTATGGAGTATGGATGATCGGAGAGTTGTAGCATGGGGTGAGGGACACAACTCGTGG GTCAGCGGAGTGTCATTTGATTCGTATTGGTCTGCACCAAATTCTGACGGCACTGGAGAAAATATTGTTTATCGTTTTGGATCTGTTGGTCAG TTTGGTGCACCTATTTTTGGACTAAATGAAAAATTATCAAACAAATCCTTGTGTGTAAAAGGAAGTCGAGACTTCTATGGCCATCTGCAA GACACCCAATTGCTCTTATGGGATCTGGAGATGGATGAAATTGTAGTGCCAGTCCGCCGTCCTCCTGGTGGGTCCCCTACTTTTAGTACTGGAAGTCAGTCTTCTCACTGGGACAGCGCTTGCCCTGTTGGTACTTTGCAAACTGCTCCAAGCATGAGAGATGTTCCAAAGATATCTCCACTAGTTGCTCATCGTGTCCATACCGAACCCCTTTCTGGTTTGATATTCACACAAGAATCTGTCCTCACCGTCTGCAGAGAGGGGCACATAAAGGTCTGGATGCGACCCGGTTTTGCTGAAAGCCAATCGAGCAACTCTGAATCACTGTTAGGTACCAGTTTGAAGGATAAATCCTTGATATCAGGAAAGGCAGTCAGCTCCAGTTATAAGCAATGA
- the LOC113695899 gene encoding uncharacterized protein isoform X2 translates to MINTAGSNNMMSPSASSASANNAQSPGLKTYFKTPEGRYKLQYEKTHPSGLLHYAHGKTVTQVTLAHLKDKPMQAPSQLSSSLGVSSGVRSAAARFLGGGNGSRALSFVGGNGGTKSVSGSSSNRVGSLGASSSNSVISNSNFDGKGTYLVFNVGDAIFISDLNSQDKDPVKSIHFSNSNPVCHAFEPDAKDGHDLLIGLNSGDVYSVSLRQQLQDVGKKLVGAQHYNKDGSVNNTRCASIAWVPNGDGTFVVAHADGNLYVYEKNPIARWHICQGSINSISFSADGAYIATVGRDGYLRVFDYKNEQLICGGKSYYGALLCCTWSMDGKYILTGGEDDLVQVWSMDDRRVVAWGEGHNSWVSGVSFDSYWSAPNSDGTGENIVYRFGSVGQFGAPIFGLNEKLSNKSLCVKGSRDFYGHLQDTQLLLWDLEMDEIVVPVRRPPGGSPTFSTGSQSSHWDSACPVGTLQTAPSMRDVPKISPLVAHRVHTEPLSGLIFTQESVLTVCREGHIKVWMRPGFAESQSSNSESLLGTSLKDKSLISGKAVSSSYKQ, encoded by the exons atgatcaatACGGCCGGAAGTAATAACATGATGTCGCCGTCGGCTTCATCGGCATCAGCAAATAATGCACAATCGCCAGGTTTAAAGACGTATTTCAAGACGCCAGAAGGGAGATACAAGCTTCAGTACGAGAAGACTCATCCTTCTGGTCTGCTTCACTATGCCCATGGAAAGACCGTAACCCAG GTAACCCTAGCTCATCTCAAGGATAAGCCAATGCAGGCACCATCACAATTATCGTCAAGTCTTGGAGTAAGCAGTGGTGTTAGGTCAGCTGCAGCACGGTTCTTGGGTGGAGGGAATGGAAGTAGGGCACTTAGTTTTGTTGGAGGAAATGGAGGCACTAAGTCAGTGAGTGGTAGTAGTAGTAATAGAGTTGGGTCATTGGGGGCTTCAAGTTCTAACAGTGTGATATCTAATTCAAATTTTGACGGCAAAGGCACTTACTTGGTATTCAACGTTGGCGATGCCATTTTCATAAGTGACTTAAATTCTCAAGATAAG GATCCTGTAAAGTCTATACATTTCAGTAATTCAAATCCTGTTTGTCATGCATTTGAGCCGGATGCAAAGGATGGGCATgatttgcttattggattaaatTCTGGAGATG TGTACTCTGTGTCTCTTCGACAACAGTTACAAGATGTTGGCAAGAAGCTTGTCGGTGCGCAGCATTATAATAAAGATGGTTCTGTGAATAATAC TCGTTGTGCAAGTATTGCTTGGGTACCCAATGGTGATGGCACATTTGTTGTTGCTCATGCAGATGGAAATTTGTATGTATATGAAAAG AATCCTATTGCTAGATGGCATATTTGTCAAGGTTCGATAAATAGCATCTCCTTTTCAGCTGATGGAGCTTATATTGCAACTGTAGGAAGGGATG GTTATCTGCGAGTATTTGACTACAAAAATGAACAACTTATATGTGGCGGGAAGAGCTATTATGGTGCTTTATTATGCTGCACTTGGAG CATGGATGGAAAATACATCTTGACTGGAGGTGAGGATGACCTGGTTCAAGTATGGAGTATGGATGATCGGAGAGTTGTAGCATGGGGTGAGGGACACAACTCGTGG GTCAGCGGAGTGTCATTTGATTCGTATTGGTCTGCACCAAATTCTGACGGCACTGGAGAAAATATTGTTTATCGTTTTGGATCTGTTGGTCAG TTTGGTGCACCTATTTTTGGACTAAATGAAAAATTATCAAACAAATCCTTGTGTGTAAAAGGAAGTCGAGACTTCTATGGCCATCTGCAA GACACCCAATTGCTCTTATGGGATCTGGAGATGGATGAAATTGTAGTGCCAGTCCGCCGTCCTCCTGGTGGGTCCCCTACTTTTAGTACTGGAAGTCAGTCTTCTCACTGGGACAGCGCTTGCCCTGTTGGTACTTTGCAAACTGCTCCAAGCATGAGAGATGTTCCAAAGATATCTCCACTAGTTGCTCATCGTGTCCATACCGAACCCCTTTCTGGTTTGATATTCACACAAGAATCTGTCCTCACCGTCTGCAGAGAGGGGCACATAAAGGTCTGGATGCGACCCGGTTTTGCTGAAAGCCAATCGAGCAACTCTGAATCACTGTTAGGTACCAGTTTGAAGGATAAATCCTTGATATCAGGAAAGGCAGTCAGCTCCAGTTATAAGCAATGA